From a single Xiphophorus maculatus strain JP 163 A chromosome 5, X_maculatus-5.0-male, whole genome shotgun sequence genomic region:
- the LOC102237246 gene encoding two pore calcium channel protein 2-like, translated as MEKVVYYIFAMVGMELFKNKVKFYEDISHPEKAYCGNSLLKGSTFAQLNYCKNNFNNVVSSFILLLELTVVNQWHVLGTGFATVTHKSALIFFVLFHVMVVIIIINIFVAFVLEAFFVEYSVGKGDLQTSLERKIEELELAVAQEKLEDNLVNAMETTDNDLGSGQSPTANLPSLLFKVSSKRYRTVDALLQRMFEADLDPEDFAENDIPEDQAGNFANPTFGVA; from the exons ATGGAGAAG gtGGTGTATTACATCTTTGCCATGGTGGGGATGGAGTTGttcaaaaacaaagtgaagttCTACGAAGACATCAGTCATCCTGAGAAGGCATACTGTGGAAACTCGTTACTGAAAGGCAGCACGTTTGCACAACTCAActactgcaaaaataatttcaataatgtGGTTTCCTCCTTTATCCTGCTGTTGGAGCTCACTGTTGTCAACCAATGGCACG TGCTCGGCACCGGATTTGCCACAGTCACTCATAAATCAGCCCTGATCTTCTTTGTCCTCTTCCACGTCATGGTtgtgatcatcatcatcaa TATCTTTGTGGCGTTTGTTCTCGAGGCGTTCTTTGTGGAGTACTCTGTGGGTAAAGGTGATCTGCAAACATCTCTGGAGAGGAAGATTGAGGAACTGGAGCTCGCCGTGGCACA GGAGAAACTAGAGGACAATTTGGTCAACGCCATGGAAACCACTGACAACGACTTAGGATCTGGGCAGTCACCCACAGCAAACCTGCCTTCGCTACTATTTAAAGTTTCTTCCAAAA GATACCGGACGGTGGATGCGTTGTTGCAGCGGATGTTCGAGGCGGACCTCGACCCAGAGGATTTTGCTGAGAACGACATTCCTGAAGACCAGGCTGGGAACTTTGCAAATCCAACATTTGGAGTAGCATAG